In Xanthomonas theicola, a single genomic region encodes these proteins:
- a CDS encoding flagellar basal body protein: MNSIASVSSIALSGMRAAATGLQVRANNVANAATEGFQRQVPANQEAAGGGVVAQVTAAGGAGRDLVEDMLGGLSARDDFQASARVLRAADTTLGGLLDVLA, encoded by the coding sequence ATGAATTCCATCGCTTCGGTGTCCTCGATCGCCCTGTCCGGCATGCGCGCCGCCGCGACCGGGCTGCAGGTGCGCGCGAACAATGTCGCCAACGCCGCCACCGAGGGGTTCCAGCGCCAGGTGCCGGCCAACCAGGAAGCCGCCGGCGGCGGCGTGGTCGCCCAGGTGACCGCGGCCGGCGGCGCGGGCCGCGATCTGGTCGAGGACATGCTCGGCGGGTTGTCCGCGCGCGACGATTTCCAGGCCAGTGCGCGGGTGCTGCGCGCGGCCGACACCACGCTCGGCGGCCTGCTCGACGTGCTCGCCTGA